One Mesotoga infera genomic window, AATAGAAACCGCACTTGAAACAGACTTTTCAACACTCTGAACGAGGAGGGATTGATTTGAAGAAGGCAGTACTTGTGTTTTTATTGGTTCTAGTAAGTATGTTTGTTTTTGCCCAGAAAGTAACCCTGCAAATTGAGGGGCCCGCAGTTCCTTACTACATTCCCATCTACATGGGAATAGAGCTCGGTTATTTTGAAGAGGAAGGTCTTGAAGTAGACTATCTTTTTGGAAGCGCCTCAGACATCATAAGAAACGTAGCAGTTGGAAATGTTGAATTCGGGTTCCCCAATGGCGAACCTGTCATAACGGCAAGAGCTCAGGGAATACCTGTAAATGTTATTCATACTACCTACCAACACGGACTCGGCTCAACTATCTTCCTTAAGGAAAGCGCTATTGAAACACCCCAGGATCTCAAAGGGAAGAAAGTGGCAATAACAGCTTATGGAAGCCCCAATTATGTGCAGCTACAGATTCTTCTGAAGAAAAACGGGCTTTCACTGAATGACATCCAGCTTGAGATTGTGGGAACCGAAGCTATCGTTCCGGCTCTCGTAAACAAGAGAGTAGATGCAATTTGCTTCTCGATGCTCAGAACTTTCGAACTAAGGTATCAGGGAATCGAAGTAGATGAATTCAAGTCAGACGAGTTCCTTCCTTCATTTGGAAACGTTGTGGTAACCGGAGACAAAATCCTGAATGAAAACAGGGATCTGGCTGTTAGGTTCACAAGGGCTTTGAGCAGAGTAATGGCCTATCTCTCAGATCCAGAGAACATGAAGGAAGCCACTGTAGTGGCAATCGCGAAGTATGCGCCAACGTATATTGGCAGAGAGGAATACATGTCCGACATACTCTCCGAGATCTATGCGGGCTACCTATGGCAGAGCGAAGATACCGAAGCCTTTGGATTTGGATTTGGAAACGTTGAAAGATGGCAGCAGACTATCGACATCATGAGAGAGTACGATCTGATAACCACAGATGTCAACGCGGCCGATTTCGTAGTACCAAGACTGTAAACTAAGTCTTCGGATAGGAGGAAGGATTTTGAAAAAGAACATCAATTCAAAACTAATGAGCTTTTTATTTCTTGTGGCTGTATTGGTTGTGTGGAAAGCAGTGGTCACGATTTTCAATACTCCAACACATATCCTTCCTCCGCCCGAAGATATTCTCTTCAAGTTCATTGAGTTGGTCAAGAACTCCGTCTTGCAAAAGAACTTCATGGCAACGCTCGAAGAGATAGCTATAGGCTTCAGTTCCGGCGCGGTGATTGGAATAGTACTTGGATACGTTCTTGCGAAGGTAGAGATTCTCGAGAAGGCGCTTTCCTCGTACATCCTCATATTCCAGACTGCTCCAAAAATTTCTCTTGCCCCGCTCTTTGTTTTATGGTTCGGGCTTGGAATATTGTCAAAAGTGGTTCTAATTGCTCTTGTTACTCTGTTCCCTGTGATGATAAACATGATCCTCGGTGTAAGATCAACTGAAAAGAACTACTACAACCTGATGAAGGTTTTGAAGGCAAGTCGTCTTCAAGTTATGTTCAAACTTGAACTCATGAATTCGATGCCGTATCTGATGACTGGATTGCGTGTAGCCCTTGTGTTGTCGATTACGGCTGCAGTTATAGGAGAAATGATGGGTTCAAAGGCCGGGCTTGGATTTCTTCTGATTCTCGGGAACGAAATGTACGATATAACTTTACTGTTGACTGTAATCATTGTAATTAGTCTTCTAAGCTTCTTCCTGGATATTGGAATGAAGAAACTGCAGGAAAAACTACTGTTCTGGCATGAATCGGCGACAAAGTGAAGGAGTTAGCTTGAGCGGTCTCGAATATCTGGCATCGGAAGAAATAGATAGGTTGGCGAAATTCACCTCGACAGATGAAGGCGTTACTCGTCTTCCCTTCACAAAGGAAAACAGACTTGCCCTTGAGTATCTTGCGAAAAGGTTGAGTGAAGTTGGAAAGAGAGTCTATGTCGATAGAATGGGAAACATCTTGACCTCCAGCGGGAGAGAAAGTCAGAGAGATGACAAAGTAGTTTTCTGTTCTCACTATGATTCGGTTCCAAATGGCGGCAAATATGACGGAACTGCGGGCGTTGTCTTTGGAATTCTACTTCTGACCCTTCTAGGAAAGGCCGAGGCCGAACGTATTGAATTATGCGCCT contains:
- a CDS encoding ABC transporter substrate-binding protein → MKKAVLVFLLVLVSMFVFAQKVTLQIEGPAVPYYIPIYMGIELGYFEEEGLEVDYLFGSASDIIRNVAVGNVEFGFPNGEPVITARAQGIPVNVIHTTYQHGLGSTIFLKESAIETPQDLKGKKVAITAYGSPNYVQLQILLKKNGLSLNDIQLEIVGTEAIVPALVNKRVDAICFSMLRTFELRYQGIEVDEFKSDEFLPSFGNVVVTGDKILNENRDLAVRFTRALSRVMAYLSDPENMKEATVVAIAKYAPTYIGREEYMSDILSEIYAGYLWQSEDTEAFGFGFGNVERWQQTIDIMREYDLITTDVNAADFVVPRL
- a CDS encoding ABC transporter permease — encoded protein: MKKNINSKLMSFLFLVAVLVVWKAVVTIFNTPTHILPPPEDILFKFIELVKNSVLQKNFMATLEEIAIGFSSGAVIGIVLGYVLAKVEILEKALSSYILIFQTAPKISLAPLFVLWFGLGILSKVVLIALVTLFPVMINMILGVRSTEKNYYNLMKVLKASRLQVMFKLELMNSMPYLMTGLRVALVLSITAAVIGEMMGSKAGLGFLLILGNEMYDITLLLTVIIVISLLSFFLDIGMKKLQEKLLFWHESATK